The Raphanus sativus cultivar WK10039 chromosome 6, ASM80110v3, whole genome shotgun sequence sequence GGTAGAGGAACTTGTGTGTTCCCTGGAAGTGCTAAAAGCAATCAGACACTTGGACACAACACAACGGCGTTGGCCCCTTCAGCGAACTCCACAACCTCTGGCTGCATCCCACATCACTATCACCCGCACGCTTCCTCTGTTAACTTAACACTCCTGTCCCTTCTACTCCTCATTGCCTTAGTATTCTTGTAGAAactcggagaagaagaagaacaactcTTAGTTCTTGTTTCTTTAATTTTAGCTTCTTTCCTTGCAACAGTTGAGTGGTTCTGTTCTCTCTCCTTGTTTTAGTTGTCTACCCGGTTTTGTCCATCATCTCCTTTTAAAAGGAGTTCATTTAAAGGGTAGCGTGTAGGTTGCGCTTCAGGAGATCATCCATGACTGTAACTAATCTATGTGTTGAAAAgcttgattctttttttttctatccaATCCATGTctcataataatatttcatcaTAATCAAAGGTTTTCACATACTAACATGAACAAAGATATAGAGAAGAATAAGTTTGTTTAGCTTTTGATAGTAACAAGCTTGGTGCTAAAGCAACATGTTTGTTTAAATTTGATAGTCGAAAGCGTCATAAGGGTTTGTAGTACCAGCCCTGTAGTGACAAGCTTGACACTCAAACATAGGCTGAACAGAATGATCAGCGGTCACAATATCATGCCTTAGACTGCTGTGACTTGAGCAATAGGGTTTATTGCAGAACCTGCACTTCGGAAGCACAAGCCAACATTCAAGACACAGACTGTCTCCACCGCACGCTGCCTCTTGAATCTCAGTGTCTGATCCTAGGCACACCGAACACTCCGTGCATCTAGGGACGCAGAACCAGCATCCCCTGCACTTCCGTTCATGCCTTCTCCCACGGTTCTTCAAACCAAGAAACACACACAATGTTAAAACTCCAATGAtatcttattttattcaaaGGTTCAGTTTTACTTACACATGACGCTCTCGAGCAAGAGGGAATCATCATGACTTGGTCGCATTTGGGACAGACCTCGACATCTACGGCTCCCTCGTGAGGAAGGTGAGTGGAGAGTGCTGAGAGATGGTCTTTAGTGAAGCGGTGGACGCCGTTGATGTGAAGTGTCTCCATCTTTGTTAAGGATTCAACGCATCCAATGATTCCTTCTGGAGTCAGTTCAGTGCATCCTGGCACAATTATCTTTTGAAAACAGAGTTCGTTCAGACAGTGAGACAGACATATCATTTTCTTCAGACAAAACAGAAACTCTTTGTCGGAAACTAATCGGTTTCGTTATGATTCAATCAGAATTTACCTTTCTGATGAGAGGATTTGCGTCCACAACACGTCGAAGCCCCATGTCGGTGATCCTAAGACAGTGTCGGAGGATCAGAGTGTTTAATTTTCCGGCGGATTTGGTAGTGATCTCCCATAGAATATCATCGGTTAGACGAGAGCTTAGTGGTTGTTCAACAACGATCTTTGTCCATAACGCAGTTTCGTCTCTGATCGCGTCTCTTAAGGACCGTGAAACGCCGGTCATGGAGAGAAGCTCGAAGAGAGAGTGGAGATAAGGAAGAACAATCAGTAAAACCTCGTGAGCTGATCTTGATGTTggccattcttcttcttcttcttctttttctttctcctcCGTCCTCATGTTTATCGGCTGTTGTCTGTTTCTAAATATCCTTAATTTCTCTGTTCTTTTTTCCTTAACTCATCTTTTAAGCGATGAATCATTacgaaagaaaagaagagagaattttgaccaaaaaaaaagaaaagaagagagaaacaaaAGGTTCAAATAAATTTGCTCGCTCAGATCTTTTTGGGCTGTTTCTGAGCCCAAAACCCTCTTGTGAATTAGAATAGAGTGTATAAGTGATGAGTCATAACAGCGATCGCTAATTAGTGTCGTTTAACAATAGCAGATTATCAGGTCTAGGCGTTTGGTACTCGGTTTTGATTTCCAGTTCGACTAccgtataacctctttaaattaataatctataaattaagaTTAGGATCATTTGGGTATTTACAAAAGTTGATTCGATTTTAGTTTGGTTATTTCGGTTTTCAATTCAATTCGAATAGCAAAATTAGAAACTGGTTAACCTTCAAAAAAATTTGGGTCCAACTTATTTCTGGTTGGTATCGTATTTTCGTGTAGTTATGGATAATATGAATTCGAACGTCAGATAATCTTGGTTGttcagataaaaatattaaatactcaAATAGtactaaatatttcagataaaatTATTTGGGTAATTgggttttataaatattattttaagatatttggTTATTTAGAAACCAAATATGATtgatattttaagtatataatctgtatttaaaaattttaaatattcattcggttttcggtttagTATTAATTTTTGGTGTTAATATATAAGCTTTGTTCAAATATTTATCTCAATTCCTAATTTATATGCTTAATAGATTCTGAACCATCTTTCAAAGGGTGggtaaaattttttattttaattttctttgaaaaatttaatttttatatttgagttttttttgtaatcatatttgtgtttaatattaatttaatttgatagaataatcctttaaatatataagttacaTAATTGAACATAACATTTATCAAGATGTTATATTCCTGTTTCAATAGAATAGATGCCTACAAAGAATGATAGCaaatatacatgtatgtatTATTGATAGTTTTGTTGTTGCCAACAACATAACAATTAAAATTGATATTTCTTTACATATTAAGCTTTAAAATGAGTAGGACAATGGAAGTTCAATTGGTCAAGTTGTTTGATCAATGATTTATTAATGCTTTTACACTGAAAAGTTTGTGTTTCAATTTTTGGAGAAAATAAATTATGCAAAATATTGGAAAAATACTTAGAAGAGATCTACAGCATAGCACAAATAGTACTGTTAGGAATGGTTTACATAGGACAGTTCAGGATGATACAATCATACATGACTGTCATACATGAATCCTCATAAGCCATGTAGAATTGCCGGCTATAATATCATCCatgcaatattttttataatttataataacatTATTAACCGGTGTTAAAAAACAAACATAGTTTAAAAGGTCAacactatatattatatatgtacgtacatcatttaaaaaaaaaactagcatCATTAACTACATGAAATACAATAATTAGAAAATAGTcataatatattaatagataaaatatatttttattcctctctttctttttcttttctttaccgTTCATCTGTTCCATCTTCGATCACTTTACTTCTTGTCTCACCTCAATCACTTTCATCTGTAGCATTGCCGCCGTTTTCCTTCCACCACTGCCACCATTCATCATATTTTTACCTCCTTCccctttctcttcttcctttccaCCTTATGGGATATTTTCTCATTCTCATCAAAATTCAGGCAACTTAACCATCTTCTCTGCTAATCATTTATCTTCAATTTACATCGTGATTATTCTtcttttgaaatataatatttgttatgTACTATTCTATTTAGAGAATATAGGGCAGAAATATGACTTTACATTAAAGAaatgtattatattttgttgttacgttgtttttatgaaaattgatttatatttattgatcAAGACTAAGTAATTACAAAACAATAACATATCAATACTAATGGCCAAGAATGTGTTAAAATAATGTGAACCAGCAATGCAAAAACTATACCGTTTGGATAAAtaatatagtataatatataatatcgTATTAAGTTTCAGAATTGAAAGAAAATGAACAACTTCAGCTACAAATTCACCAAATCTTCCGTAAATTGTATGTCTTCATACACCATAAGATTGTCATGTTTTACttctgaaaaaacaaaatttactaCTAAATCAAAAACGAACATAATTTCAGTTTACTACAAAAGTTATTATTCTCTCCACTTCGTTAAAAATGCTATTTGAAAgaatttatatagatttttttcttgttaattctATCAATTTAATTAATAGTGTTTGACAATTGGTCAACTGCCACCAATTCAATTAATTGTTGACAATTTGTCATACGGGAGAATTATCAAAAAGTGAAATTTTAAGTTTGAGGAACGTTAACCGCACCAATAACTTATTTGGAAAATCAGTGAAGACTCACATATAAGGGTTATGATCGATGTTTTGTAGGACCAGTCTAGAATCCACGGAACGGATAGGATCCACATGATGTGTtgtcaaataaataaaattattcataatattaaatattttgtaattaatattaacttaaattagatataaattacattgaaattttaaaatacatttttgtgtaacaaaataGAATGAATATCACAAAGTGATTGAGTCTTAGACGGATAATGCAATTAACTTACAATCCACACCAATTAGATCGATACAAAACGCTTAACTACTTGCAATGTAAGGTAATAACTTATATTGCTTTATCAGCATATTAGAACTAAAGTCAACATCTCATTGGTACAGGATGATCATTTCATGCAAAACAATGCAACCACATTGAGTGCTGGTTCTAAACTATTAATATTTGACATggtcaaagtttttttttgggtcaaatttTAGCGTGAGTATACATTTCATCATACATTCTGgcggaagagagaagagagaagagagaagaaagagaaaggagatCTGTGTCGATTCTGGCGTACGGCCGGTACATGAGTGTCTGTGCCGTCGCCGGAACTCTCTTTTATTTAGTCTAGTCGTCCTTTGTTTACTTCTCCACCGTCTCCCAGTCACGATTGCCTTGTCGGAACTCTAGTCTAAGACTTTCTTCTATTGGTGATTCGGGGAGTTACTTGACGGGGGCGGTTCTTAATCCGGAGTGAAGACGCGGTCGTGGGAAAAGGTGGTGTAGTGAAGCGGTTGGTCTGCCTTTATTTTGTTTCCGGGAGGCGAAGGCTTTAATAGCTCTGTCGCCGCCGACCCTTGCTACCGGAAGGAGGAAGCGTTTGTCCACTACTATGTCGCCGCCTCTTGTCCTCGGGGTGGGAAGGCTTCTACAGTCTTGTACCGCCgagttttagttttattttaagtttagttGATGGTTAGGGTTTGTGATTTGTCGGTGAATCCGGTTTCTAGCTTTGCTTGTGGATCTATGGCTCGCGTTGGTGCAGAGAGGGATGAACGCTCGAAGAGATCGAGGAGATTATTCCTAGTGGAGAAAAGCATGAAAGCTAAGAGATGGTTGTGGTTGGTGGCTCGCCAGTCTGCGAGTTCCAACGGATCGAGCTGTGGTGTTTAGAACCGGCGGTGTTTCCGACTGTTTAGAACCGGCGGTGTTTCCGACGAGGCAGCAATTGAGTCGAGGCAGAGAGGGCGCATGGCGTCGCATGGAAGAATACCGCAATAAGCGGTTAGGCCTCCTCGTCGTTGGGCCTGCGGAAAAATGTACGGGTTTGGTTGGGAATGGAGCGTAGGCATGTTCAGTGTGTAGCTTATTGGGCTTTGCCTATGTTTTTAAGCTTTGTAGTCGGCTTTGTAGTccgttttaatataaatctttgatgaaaaaaaacatacatttcACCATACACAATAATGTTGGTGTTACACAGGGGCGCCCTTGAGGTAAGCGGGAGAAACGGCTGCTTCCAGCCCtactaaaatattaactttagcgGCCACAATTTGTAAGAGTTTATTCATTAGCCTAGTGGTAATGGTGAAGCTTGAGCAGTTGGAGGTTGAGGGTTCAACGCTTATGTAAGGTTAATTTTTAAACCTTTTTAAATAACTGAATATAAATAGGCCACTTTTTTTGGCTCTGCTTCCAGTCTGATAATTACAAGGACCGGCTCTggtgttacaaaataaattataaaaaaattagggGCCACTTGTCCTATGACCCTATCTATCAAACTAGGTCCGCCACATTGCTAAGGACCATGAGTTAAGAACTAATTTACATTGTTATGGTTCATGGCCTAAAGAGACTATATACCTAAGGTACATGACTCCAGagtgaaaaaggaaaattattaaaGGCATATCTTTTCTGCAAGTCTAGAGCATGTGAACACGCCTAAACTTCAGTGAAAGCTGAAGCCATAGACATTCACGGGATGTCCATCGTCAGACTATATAAATAGTACTTTTATCTAGTTATGtgtatttgatcaaaaaaaatctaGTTATGTGTATACTCTAAGCCAGTTTATCTTGTCTTATACAAGAATTGATTTCCTTGCCGAAGTAAGATGGAATGAATGCAGAGCAGTGCCTCGATGAGGAAAAAAGAAGCATTCGCCTATGGCAgcaaaaattttgataattttttactaatctcatataatataattattttttggtaaaattcatggcgtataaatataatttataataatgtgGGTGATTGGTTCAGCTTTATCTTCCTActttagctttatttatttttaaaacactaaactttaCCAATCATGTTGTAGCTTTATTTTTGTTAGTCAAAGCCTACAACAAATTACTACTAACTTTTACCAATCAtgctttagatttatttttaaagctacagcaaaaaatctaaagcaaatttttttcttatgatttttaGGCAAAAAACATACATCCTTGTTTTATAGGCTGTAGAAgctttaaaatgaaaaaaaactatttatgatatcaaataaattagataatcataatagaaacatttataaatattttatttcaattctaggtgttttcaaaacttttgaaatattttaaataacataaactattatttctatatcatattttaaataacagtaaactttgataatttataaaaatcattaatataaactattttagttgataaaaataattattttacatttacatcacatattttattttgaaatatctacaACATATAATCTACAActacaacaaatttaactacaACAAAAGTTTCTACAAAAAAATCTACAGCAACAACCTTGCAGCTACAACAAACTTACCTACAGCTGAACTATTACAGCTAAATTTTCATAACTACAGTCGAACCAATCGCCCCCAATATAAGTGCAATACGTTCAAAGCTTTGTAGTAACTAGAACAAGGACAAATACAGACTTACTGAAAACCTGGATTCTTAAGTGACCATAATTAAAAgtagttatattatatatatagttaaaataaaaaatttggtaagtttttttgtatagaaatatattttataattttaaattaatatttagtttgttaatttagtttttaatctgtttttgttttatgatcGTATACACTATAGTTGCAGAAGTTTTTTTTATGATCAAGTTTTTTGTAATTGCTTCTGTCTGCAGTAGACGCTCGCACGGCTCTGAATGGATGGAAACACTATTTTCTGGCCCTTTCAATTAAAACATCATCAGCTAAAAGCATCTCCAACCATGCACTTTAGTTTAATGAAAGaaagatatcaaaataaaaatttaagagtTGATTGTTCCAACTATAAATTCTCCAAAACAAATTAGAGGTTTATTCATCTAAATTATAATCTttgatattaacaaaaattagtaataattataaaaattcacaaatacatataaaacatacatttaatatttatacacaaTTTTCAATATTGTATAATAAAAGATgatataaattacatatataataaaacaacatacatacacacaaatttatcataattttttttattttctttatttatgtattatttaagtgtttatgtaatttgattttctttaatgtattttattgtGTGAGCTTTACTTAATGTTTTCGTTGtgtaaactttattttaatCGTCTGTAATAtgtattctatttattttatattggaGTACTTGAGTCATTGTACATGCATttgtgaaaaaataattataaaaacaaaggtttaaatagtaaaatctcaaatttgaagatttactatttaaaacatcaaaaccTGTGAATTTGAAGTTTGGTTGAAATGATAAAAACCTTCAAATTTGAGAATTTAAGGTTAAGTTAGAGATGCTCTGGCCTAAAAACACTGTGTGAGAACAAAACTAGGGTAAACTCTCTTCCTTGTAAACTTTATGCTCTTGATTTCCTTTTGGTAATGTTAATTAcacaatttcctttttaatcatAAGATATTGTTGacgagaaacaaaaaaaaaactacaaggTTGTAAAATCAATTTACTATGTGGTGAATAGTTCAGCTTTATCTTCTTACTTTAGTTTTTCTTCGGTCATTTTTTCTTGCCAAAACgtaaagaaaataattgtattCAGCCATATAGGATTTATTTTTTGGATgaactttttttgtcaaaaaactTATATTTGCAGACTTAGACTATAGTGATGATATATATCAATAACATTAAAGATTAGGGGTAGGCATTTTACCCGATACTCAATACCCGAACCTgtatccgaaccgatccgaaaacCCGAACAGAAATCTGAACCGAAATAGCAAAATGTCTGAACAGGTATTgatttaggagagattggatatccaaACCCGAACAGATAATATCCGAAACTTAATGAATACCCGAAGATAACCGGACTTATGTATACTTAcctttatatttataatttacctctttcattttatttaaaatatttatattgttactacacatactttaagatcatataatcTACATATAACTATGGAGAAAATGATTTGATACTCACTTAAAATGAATATCAATCTttttttcatgtattaacaaaaattacatcCAATTCTAAATACAATATCAAAATTAATGTCTATTTATATTTGAAACGTTATCTccatatttattattattaaatctattaaaaaaatcagttaatcaAAAATTAAACCTTTTAAtacaacaaaattaaaaaactgaaattttaatttttttctttcaaaatctaaatattcgAACCCAATCCAAAATAACCGaactcaaattaaaaatatctgaagCCGACCTGAAGTACAGAAATACATGAACATGTTCTATATCCCTGtatcaaaatacctaaaaatccaaaatactCAATCTGAACCCAAACGAGTAGTCGAATGTCCACCTCTATTAACGATTGGGTTTCAAACTGAAATTTTAAAAGGGCCAGGCCCAAATGGAACAAACTCATTACCAATACATCCATACAACAGCccgaaagcaaaaaaaaacaagcctGTAATAGGCGACTAAACATTTAGGCCTTAAAGCCCATCCGAAAGAAGCGGCGCCATTCTCCACACGCGTCCGAGATTGATGCAAAAATATGTCCACGTgtccacctccacctccacgCAAGACACACGTCATTTCATCTTCACATCGAAACTGTAAAAACGCCGGTGAAGACTTTCGGTCGCCGGTTCCCGTCTTCCACTCGAACCAAATCAGAGAAACTTTACTCCGCCCTCATTGCCGACAACAACCCACCTCCAACGACAGTATTGGAAGTATAGGATTCCCTCAGGCATATATTGCCAGCTAAAGACCACCGCTAAAAAAACGACACTTCACCGGCCCACTCTTTTGGCATGCGTCAATAACGCATCCAACTTCATCAATACCACCACTTCCACGGAGAGCATCATCGATTGAAATCGAGAGCTCATCCTGGATAAGTCTTCGAAGACGTCAGGGAACCACCGAAAGCCGGCCATCAACACCATAGAGAAGGCGACGACGCCAGGGGAAAACCGGACGATCACCAGTGGCGGTCCCAGGAAAAAAAATGACTGGGTTCAAAGTGCCTTTGGGAGGGTTTGAACCTAAGATCTGTGGATTCACTAAGGGAGTTTTAACCAAATTTGTCATAgagtttttatgttttatcttaaaaacttttatttattctattttttgtGGTGTCAATTGAAACCACTTACCTCTGAGTGGGTTCGCTCTTGACGATCACCATAGGATAAGCACACCACCGGTGTCCAAAAGTCGGTTAACACCAGAGTCAAATAACTGTTTTCTTAGGATTGTAGACAGTCAAAAGCATATccatgaaagaaaaaaagtcaCCGAATATTAcctcaaaattcaaaattattgcttgacaattttgtttttttttttggtcaaagacaATTTTGACAATTTTGTTCTATAAGAAGAAATCACGCCTTTAAACAATGCTATAAATTATGCTGCACAACTCACGGCGTTCGAACATTGATTGGATATGACTAGAGGTGGTTATTTATCcttttgacatttttcattTGACCTTGCAGATTAACTTTCAGTGTTCCCATCCAAAATCGCGAACCATCAAACTAAAAATTTATCATCAGGTGCATTTTGAATAAGTATTAGAACACTgcttttttaaaacaaaaccacTGCTGAAAACATTTGTTTTTCTCAAAATAGTCTGATCGGGATTGTTAGTTAAAAAAAGGTCAAAGGTGGTTAGTTGATTAAAAGAGAGCCGTTGGAAAAAAGTGAAAAAGTAAAAGTGAACTTGTGGTTCCAAATGCTAAAATCAGTACAAATAGTGCAGATCATATAGATCAGATAGAACAATTGCATATCAAACATGTCGTGCATGAGAGAAGATACAGATCAAGCAGATCATGCAACAAATCAAACAGATCAAACAATTATTATAggtttgaataataaaataattcaaataaaaataaattatatgttcaaataataaaaactacattaaaatataacaaatataatataaaaatataatacataaacaaCAATAAATCTTGCACTAAAACCATGTTAGTgcaattttgaataatatatatatatatatatatatatatatatatatatatatatccactagtatacatatttaaataatataaccatattttcataatacatattataattaaacatgtattatataaatataataatttaaataaatataaaattatataacaaaaatagaaGAGAACTACATAGCCaatgataattttatattgttaaagttgtaaataaaatatgatgaaaatattgtatttattgaagtagataaatatattttaaaattgaatatttgcagatctCCTACAAACATCAGCAAATGTTAAAGGGTGAGATCTACATACAAATCTCATGTTTTTCTATGAAAAATACTGAACTGCATGCAAATATCCCgctaactatattttaaaaatagaaagacGTAAATGACGATTTAAGTACGTGAAAACTGATTGTGCGGGAGAACTGCAGTTGTTCTACCCCTCTATTCAAACACAGAAATAATTGGTTCCCATGTGGCATGCTTCTCTTTATGtcctaataaaaaaattatattttcttgttaaaGTAATTGAGTGTATATTTTGAGCCAATCTCGCCACGAATTTCTACCAAAGTTAAAGTCCGTAATTAACTCAGGTCATCATTATGTTTTTCACTTAATGGTGCTTCTTGAAAAGGTGACTAAAATCATAAGGGATCCTCCTCAGTCCTCACAGATAATGGCAATAATGGATGTCCTCTATaagaagacaacagaggttgtTACTTACCTTGCATTTcatttttgacaaaaatatatactcACTTACCCTCCATCACATTATTGACAAAACACTCCACAATACTCACTTAATTCCTAAATTCGCACTAATTTGTTAGATTGGATATTTGGATGGTTATTTCCACATATATAGACGGTACCATACCATTACAATTGTTTGAAATGTTTAGATTTTCAAATGTTATCGATAACAAGACGTAAACAACATGAATTATAGATTTGATGCCcaaaatttttgaataaaagaTTTTGAGATGAATGGTGTTTAGTAACTGTTGCGGGTCGGAATATCTCTCTAATTAACGTAATACTTTTGGTAGGCCAATCTACATGGAATACGGAAATAAACTTCTTGATATACTGCCTTGATCTGCAATATAATATACATTCTCGTCATCGAGCATATGTGatgaaatataaaacaatatgttGAGTAAATAACCAAGTCTACAGTTCCTTTACGTGTAGCTGATCATCATGGTATGTGAAACTATACTGGTCATAAACTATATGTAATGTAGCCTAAAAGGCTAAAACATAATCAATGAACTCAACACATATCAGACAATATGATTAGTAGCAATCAGGGGCGGAATCTAGTAAAGAAAGGTTTGGATGCACTTGCCCCCATTAAACTTTGTAATACTATTTGTTAAAGTAAATTCCGGTTGATTGAAGAGACTAAAGCAAATGATTAGGATTATCTTAATTTGCTATAAAGATGCTAAAGTATCAGAACCTAATTAATCTTACATTTTTACACGACAACATCTCtaaaaaatttacttttatGATCTTAAATATAGGTTGATAGATATGTTACTACTTGTAATTTAGTAAATTCACAAGAAAGTGATGGGTAAAATTGTCAAATAAACTTTATGCTTAAGGCCTACATAAACAGCCAACCATTCAACTAAAATCTTTACCGGagcaagaagaaaagaaaaccaaagaaacttaaaaaaaaacagtgaacATAATGGGAAGCAAAAATCTTACGGCGACGTTGCTCCTCTTCACCACCTTTCTCTTCATTTCCCGATCAACCTCAGCCGTTCATTCTCCTCCACGACTAAACGCAACAACCAACGATCTAACTTTCATCCGAACAAGCTGCAACGCAACTCTATATGCAGACCTCTGCTTCAACTCTCTCGCTGGCTACGCCTCTGCCGTTCAAAACAATCCGGCTAGGCTAGCCAAACTAGCTATCGGAGTAACCATTTCAAAAGCTAAATCAACGGCTCTTTTTCTTACCAAGTTCTCGCACTCCGCTACCAAAGCCAAAGACTGTGCTTCTTACCTTAAAGACGCACTCGACGAGATGAGAGATTCTCTCCGAACACTACGCAACATTAGCCGCGGAGTAGGCATTGATTCGGCAGCTCCGTCATCGGTGGAGATGTTTAGATTCAAGATGAGTGACGTGCAGACGTATATGAGTGCAGCTTTGACGTATGAGGATACTTGTACGGACGAATATGATGAAACGGATGAAGTTGGAGGGACTAAGACGGCTGTTTATGATCGGGTGAACAATCTGAAGAGGTTAACTAGTAATGCTCTTGCGCTTGTTAATAGTTATGCCAACAATGGAGCTCCATGAGATAAGATCATGAAATAAGCTCATGAAAGAGTTTTCTTAAccttttatttaaatgtttcttctgttatttttttactttgttaaatatttattttgataatatggTATATTATGGATTTTaaccttttaattttaaatatatcatagtTGAATTCGGTGTGggtttgtatatatacatgttatatTGCCAGATATTTCGTGTGGTTTATTAGGCGATCTTAGCTATTGAAAATGGAATctatggatatatatatatggtcaaAATAAATAAGAACTTACAATCGCAGTTTGAAACTATAACAATAAAGTTGGGAAATCTGCATTTTCCTGCGTCCACATCAGCACAGAAGAGGGTGCATTTTCCGCCACGTGGCTACTCTCGGCAAAGGCTATTCCATCGTTAATGTATCCCAAATGGGCTGACTTATTTTTCTAAACATTTTAATCTGAATTAAGAGTTCTACTGGGCCGACAACATATCGGGCCCAATACTTAATCTCACATTCGGTTGTCGTAATCCATACTaataaatctctataaatgaTCCCACCCGCTGAATATCCTCAATCTTTCTTCTAAGCAGCTCAACCGTCGA is a genomic window containing:
- the LOC108812168 gene encoding F-box protein SKIP28, which gives rise to MRTEEKEKEEEEEEWPTSRSAHEVLLIVLPYLHSLFELLSMTGVSRSLRDAIRDETALWTKIVVEQPLSSRLTDDILWEITTKSAGKLNTLILRHCLRITDMGLRRVVDANPLIRKIIVPGCTELTPEGIIGCVESLTKMETLHINGVHRFTKDHLSALSTHLPHEGAVDVEVCPKCDQVMMIPSCSRASCNRGRRHERKCRGCWFCVPRCTECSVCLGSDTEIQEAACGGDSLCLECWLVLPKCRFCNKPYCSSHSSLRHDIVTADHSVQPMFECQACHYRAGTTNPYDAFDYQI
- the LOC108812169 gene encoding pectinesterase inhibitor 11, producing MGSKNLTATLLLFTTFLFISRSTSAVHSPPRLNATTNDLTFIRTSCNATLYADLCFNSLAGYASAVQNNPARLAKLAIGVTISKAKSTALFLTKFSHSATKAKDCASYLKDALDEMRDSLRTLRNISRGVGIDSAAPSSVEMFRFKMSDVQTYMSAALTYEDTCTDEYDETDEVGGTKTAVYDRVNNLKRLTSNALALVNSYANNGAP